Proteins encoded by one window of Brienomyrus brachyistius isolate T26 chromosome 1, BBRACH_0.4, whole genome shotgun sequence:
- the LOC125742439 gene encoding zinc finger protein 438-like isoform X2, with protein sequence MNHTGPKMQAQKDLRPLHQMRALQFRSIAPKVPSGVSAPAILSCHTPSTPSDATPTVGPKSIVMPAQNYALMQMAGQGGAFSLVALPPSVSPPAPQQQAQKCPSFTKTPKLPIPRYQPAQSRSIPEKVGQAPAVQVQSPTTGAATLNTWPPESLESPSKAESSDQVMLIDSGSSEISVTALLSDSRFLCSSSRVESVAKVDGDLYHTTGETLTSVDKVQEECNQDAPCISKSGAITVLSPAVFSKVVQVIPSLPKGKLPILPYSKMKNSLLPPAKTSAKSAEKGFAGPHCGLANSTSLAHRTPVDTDAVCQKQVPNISQQSQLQAKGTCLPGVGLGTLQKSAGKKRGRKKKTIEDILAFEARKKRSLSFFRRRVPDKLHPVATGPKEKTLDISKKYRSIRPKPVLVLDTVPQLLGLPPHSSTKRLELDLPLGRQLPSNTLDVGDLEPVVERPGAESGYLSARQLHRCPTCSRCFQFKHHLQSHMNSHTNRRPHACPVCRKAYAHSGSLSTHMKLHHAEGRPRRGQSCELCNRVFSYTGVYLSHLREAHKVILTMQPSASQQEEDVPVEGVMPPHSTDEQTQEKEDPTELQIKCSRCHTVEPTFADIKLHLLYVHGEEVQANLREVGTRGCQQAEDELVKHATNERRSRVKCGSCGEEFFSFSKLKRHIYSHHRGEPEVTVEYEEPIGEPAGDMLPPKSVTLQTGDAYHCVLCSASLDSKEELLAHWGGQHNCEDPPSLWTMLSLLVKLDGANLSTEGPSQLGPV encoded by the exons ATGAATCACACCGGGCCAAAGATGCAAGCACAGA AAGATCTGAGACCACTTCACCAGATGAGGGCCCTGCAATTCCGAAGCATTGCCCCGAAAGTCCCATCGGGGGTGTCTGCTCCtgccatcctctcctgccacacGCCCTCCACCCCATCTGACGCCACACCCACTGTCGGCCCCAAGTCCATCGTGATGCCAGCCCAGAACTATGCCCTGATGCAAATGGCTGGGCAGGGGGGTGCCTTCTCTCTGGTTGCCTTGCCCCCGTCGGTGTCACCTCCTGCACCACAGCAGCAGGCTCAGAAATGTCCATCCTTCACCAAAACTCCAAAACTGCCAATTCCAAGGTACCAGCCCGCACAGAGCAGGAGCATTCCTGAGAAAGTGGGTCAGGCCCCCGCGGTGCAGGTGCAGAGCCCGACTACAGGGGCGGCCACCTTGAACACATGGCCCCCCGAATCTCTGGAGAGTCCCTCCAAGGCAGAGTCATCAGATCAGGTCATGCTAATAGACTCTGGCTCCTCCGAAATCTCTGTCACCGCCCTACTGTCCGACAGCAGATTCCTGTGCTCTAGCTCCAGGGTGGAGAGTGTCGCCAAGGTGGATGGGGACCTGTATCATACGACTGGGGAAACTCTCACCTCTGTGGATAAAGTACAGGAAGAGTGTAACCAAGATGCTCCCTGTATCTCAAAGTCTGGTGCCATCACTGTCCTCTCGCCAGCCGTCTTCAGCAAAGTGGTCCAGGTCATTCCCTCACTGCCCAAGGGGAAGCTGCCCATCCTGCCATACTCCAAGATGAAGAACTCCCTCTTACCTCCAGCCAAGACGAGTGCAAAGTCCGCTGAGAAGGGCTTTGCTGGACCTCACTGTGGCCTTGCAAATTCCACCAGTCTGGCTCACCGGACTCCTGTGGACACTGATGCAGTGTGCCAAAAGCAAGTGCCAAACATATCACAACAGAGCCAGCTACAGGCAAAAGGGACTTGCTTGCCAGGCGTAGGGCTCGGCACCTTACAGAAGTCGGCTGGCAAGAAGAGGGGCAGGAAAAAGAAAACCATCGAGGACATCTTGGCTTTTGAGGCTAGGAAAAAGAGGTCTCTGTCCTTTTTTCGGAGGAGAGTACCAGACAAGTTGCACCCAGTAGCGACTGGGCCCAAGGAGAAGACTCTGGACATTTCCAAAAAGTACCGGAGTATCAGGCCAAAGCCGGTGCTAGTTCTGGATACCGTGCCACAGCTGCTGGGTCTACCACCCCACTCCAGCACGAAGCGGCTGGAACTAGACCTTCCCTTGGGCCGCCAGCTCCCCAGCAACACACTTGATGTGGGGGATTTAGAGCCTGTAGTTGAGCGGCCTGGCGCTGAGAGTGGGTACCTGTCTGCCAGGCAGCTTCACCGGTGCCCCACCTGCAGCCGCTGCTTCCAATTCAAGCACCACCTGCAGAGTCACATGAACAGCCACACCAACCGGCGGCCCCATGCCTGCCCCGTGTGCCGCAAGGCCTACGCCCACTCAGGGAGCCTCAGCACCCACATGAAGCTGCACCATGCCGAGGGCCGACCCCGCAGGGGCCAGTCCTGCGAGCTGTGCAacagggtcttcagctacacGGGGGTGTACCTCAGCCACCTGAGGGAGGCTCATAAGGTCATTCTCACCATGCAGCCATCTGCCAGCCAGCAGGAGGAAGACGTCCCTGTCGAAGG TGTGATGCCCCCCCACTCGACGGACGAGCAGACTCAGGAGAAGGAGGATCCCACAGAGCTGCAGATAAAGTGTAGCCGCTGCCACACTGTCGAGCCCACCTTCGCTGACATAAAGCTGCACCTGCTATATGTACACGGTGAGGAGGTTCAGGCAAACCTAAGGGAAGTTGGTACAAGAGGGTGCCAGCAGGCTGAGGACGAGCTGGTCAAACACGCCACTAACGAGCGCAGGAGTCGGGTCAAGTGTGGTAGCTGTGGGGAGGAATTTTTCTCTTTCTCCAAGTTGAAGAGGCACATCTACTCCCACCACCGGGGGgagccagaggtgacagtggagTATGAGGAACCTATTGGGGAGCCTGCTGGTGACATGTTGCCTCCTAAAAGTGTGACACTCCAGACTGGTGATGCCTACCACTGTGTGCTATGCTCAGCCTCCCTAGACAGCAAGGAGGAGCTCCTAGCACactgggggggacagcacaaTTGCGAGGATCCGCCCTCCCTATGGACCATGCTCAGCTTGCTGGTAAAACTTGATGGTGCTAACCTTTCCACCGAGGGTCCCTCACAGCTGGGGCCTGTCtga
- the LOC125742439 gene encoding zinc finger protein 438-like isoform X3, which translates to MNHTGPKMQAQNLRPLHQMRALQFRSIAPKVPSGVSAPAILSCHTPSTPSDATPTVGPKSIVMPAQNYALMQMAGQGGAFSLVALPPSVSPPAPQQQAQKCPSFTKTPKLPIPRYQPAQSRSIPEKVGQAPAVQVQSPTTGAATLNTWPPESLESPSKAESSDQVMLIDSGSSEISVTALLSDSRFLCSSSRVESVAKVDGDLYHTTGETLTSVDKVQEECNQDAPCISKSGAITVLSPAVFSKVVQVIPSLPKGKLPILPYSKMKNSLLPPAKTSAKSAEKGFAGPHCGLANSTSLAHRTPVDTDAVCQKQVPNISQQSQLQAKGTCLPGVGLGTLQKSAGKKRGRKKKTIEDILAFEARKKRSLSFFRRRVPDKLHPVATGPKEKTLDISKKYRSIRPKPVLVLDTVPQLLGLPPHSSTKRLELDLPLGRQLPSNTLDVGDLEPVVERPGAESGYLSARQLHRCPTCSRCFQFKHHLQSHMNSHTNRRPHACPVCRKAYAHSGSLSTHMKLHHAEGRPRRGQSCELCNRVFSYTGVYLSHLREAHKVILTMQPSASQQEEDVPVEGVMPPHSTDEQTQEKEDPTELQIKCSRCHTVEPTFADIKLHLLYVHGEEVQANLREVGTRGCQQAEDELVKHATNERRSRVKCGSCGEEFFSFSKLKRHIYSHHRGEPEVTVEYEEPIGEPAGDMLPPKSVTLQTGDAYHCVLCSASLDSKEELLAHWGGQHNCEDPPSLWTMLSLLVKLDGANLSTEGPSQLGPV; encoded by the exons ATGAATCACACCGGGCCAAAGATGCAAGCACAGA ATCTGAGACCACTTCACCAGATGAGGGCCCTGCAATTCCGAAGCATTGCCCCGAAAGTCCCATCGGGGGTGTCTGCTCCtgccatcctctcctgccacacGCCCTCCACCCCATCTGACGCCACACCCACTGTCGGCCCCAAGTCCATCGTGATGCCAGCCCAGAACTATGCCCTGATGCAAATGGCTGGGCAGGGGGGTGCCTTCTCTCTGGTTGCCTTGCCCCCGTCGGTGTCACCTCCTGCACCACAGCAGCAGGCTCAGAAATGTCCATCCTTCACCAAAACTCCAAAACTGCCAATTCCAAGGTACCAGCCCGCACAGAGCAGGAGCATTCCTGAGAAAGTGGGTCAGGCCCCCGCGGTGCAGGTGCAGAGCCCGACTACAGGGGCGGCCACCTTGAACACATGGCCCCCCGAATCTCTGGAGAGTCCCTCCAAGGCAGAGTCATCAGATCAGGTCATGCTAATAGACTCTGGCTCCTCCGAAATCTCTGTCACCGCCCTACTGTCCGACAGCAGATTCCTGTGCTCTAGCTCCAGGGTGGAGAGTGTCGCCAAGGTGGATGGGGACCTGTATCATACGACTGGGGAAACTCTCACCTCTGTGGATAAAGTACAGGAAGAGTGTAACCAAGATGCTCCCTGTATCTCAAAGTCTGGTGCCATCACTGTCCTCTCGCCAGCCGTCTTCAGCAAAGTGGTCCAGGTCATTCCCTCACTGCCCAAGGGGAAGCTGCCCATCCTGCCATACTCCAAGATGAAGAACTCCCTCTTACCTCCAGCCAAGACGAGTGCAAAGTCCGCTGAGAAGGGCTTTGCTGGACCTCACTGTGGCCTTGCAAATTCCACCAGTCTGGCTCACCGGACTCCTGTGGACACTGATGCAGTGTGCCAAAAGCAAGTGCCAAACATATCACAACAGAGCCAGCTACAGGCAAAAGGGACTTGCTTGCCAGGCGTAGGGCTCGGCACCTTACAGAAGTCGGCTGGCAAGAAGAGGGGCAGGAAAAAGAAAACCATCGAGGACATCTTGGCTTTTGAGGCTAGGAAAAAGAGGTCTCTGTCCTTTTTTCGGAGGAGAGTACCAGACAAGTTGCACCCAGTAGCGACTGGGCCCAAGGAGAAGACTCTGGACATTTCCAAAAAGTACCGGAGTATCAGGCCAAAGCCGGTGCTAGTTCTGGATACCGTGCCACAGCTGCTGGGTCTACCACCCCACTCCAGCACGAAGCGGCTGGAACTAGACCTTCCCTTGGGCCGCCAGCTCCCCAGCAACACACTTGATGTGGGGGATTTAGAGCCTGTAGTTGAGCGGCCTGGCGCTGAGAGTGGGTACCTGTCTGCCAGGCAGCTTCACCGGTGCCCCACCTGCAGCCGCTGCTTCCAATTCAAGCACCACCTGCAGAGTCACATGAACAGCCACACCAACCGGCGGCCCCATGCCTGCCCCGTGTGCCGCAAGGCCTACGCCCACTCAGGGAGCCTCAGCACCCACATGAAGCTGCACCATGCCGAGGGCCGACCCCGCAGGGGCCAGTCCTGCGAGCTGTGCAacagggtcttcagctacacGGGGGTGTACCTCAGCCACCTGAGGGAGGCTCATAAGGTCATTCTCACCATGCAGCCATCTGCCAGCCAGCAGGAGGAAGACGTCCCTGTCGAAGG TGTGATGCCCCCCCACTCGACGGACGAGCAGACTCAGGAGAAGGAGGATCCCACAGAGCTGCAGATAAAGTGTAGCCGCTGCCACACTGTCGAGCCCACCTTCGCTGACATAAAGCTGCACCTGCTATATGTACACGGTGAGGAGGTTCAGGCAAACCTAAGGGAAGTTGGTACAAGAGGGTGCCAGCAGGCTGAGGACGAGCTGGTCAAACACGCCACTAACGAGCGCAGGAGTCGGGTCAAGTGTGGTAGCTGTGGGGAGGAATTTTTCTCTTTCTCCAAGTTGAAGAGGCACATCTACTCCCACCACCGGGGGgagccagaggtgacagtggagTATGAGGAACCTATTGGGGAGCCTGCTGGTGACATGTTGCCTCCTAAAAGTGTGACACTCCAGACTGGTGATGCCTACCACTGTGTGCTATGCTCAGCCTCCCTAGACAGCAAGGAGGAGCTCCTAGCACactgggggggacagcacaaTTGCGAGGATCCGCCCTCCCTATGGACCATGCTCAGCTTGCTGGTAAAACTTGATGGTGCTAACCTTTCCACCGAGGGTCCCTCACAGCTGGGGCCTGTCtga
- the LOC125742439 gene encoding zinc finger protein 438-like isoform X1, producing MLCLCVPSRRLTHALNDKEDLRPLHQMRALQFRSIAPKVPSGVSAPAILSCHTPSTPSDATPTVGPKSIVMPAQNYALMQMAGQGGAFSLVALPPSVSPPAPQQQAQKCPSFTKTPKLPIPRYQPAQSRSIPEKVGQAPAVQVQSPTTGAATLNTWPPESLESPSKAESSDQVMLIDSGSSEISVTALLSDSRFLCSSSRVESVAKVDGDLYHTTGETLTSVDKVQEECNQDAPCISKSGAITVLSPAVFSKVVQVIPSLPKGKLPILPYSKMKNSLLPPAKTSAKSAEKGFAGPHCGLANSTSLAHRTPVDTDAVCQKQVPNISQQSQLQAKGTCLPGVGLGTLQKSAGKKRGRKKKTIEDILAFEARKKRSLSFFRRRVPDKLHPVATGPKEKTLDISKKYRSIRPKPVLVLDTVPQLLGLPPHSSTKRLELDLPLGRQLPSNTLDVGDLEPVVERPGAESGYLSARQLHRCPTCSRCFQFKHHLQSHMNSHTNRRPHACPVCRKAYAHSGSLSTHMKLHHAEGRPRRGQSCELCNRVFSYTGVYLSHLREAHKVILTMQPSASQQEEDVPVEGVMPPHSTDEQTQEKEDPTELQIKCSRCHTVEPTFADIKLHLLYVHGEEVQANLREVGTRGCQQAEDELVKHATNERRSRVKCGSCGEEFFSFSKLKRHIYSHHRGEPEVTVEYEEPIGEPAGDMLPPKSVTLQTGDAYHCVLCSASLDSKEELLAHWGGQHNCEDPPSLWTMLSLLVKLDGANLSTEGPSQLGPV from the exons atgctttgtttgTGTGTTCCCAGCAGGAGGCTGACGCATGCATTAAACGATAAAG AAGATCTGAGACCACTTCACCAGATGAGGGCCCTGCAATTCCGAAGCATTGCCCCGAAAGTCCCATCGGGGGTGTCTGCTCCtgccatcctctcctgccacacGCCCTCCACCCCATCTGACGCCACACCCACTGTCGGCCCCAAGTCCATCGTGATGCCAGCCCAGAACTATGCCCTGATGCAAATGGCTGGGCAGGGGGGTGCCTTCTCTCTGGTTGCCTTGCCCCCGTCGGTGTCACCTCCTGCACCACAGCAGCAGGCTCAGAAATGTCCATCCTTCACCAAAACTCCAAAACTGCCAATTCCAAGGTACCAGCCCGCACAGAGCAGGAGCATTCCTGAGAAAGTGGGTCAGGCCCCCGCGGTGCAGGTGCAGAGCCCGACTACAGGGGCGGCCACCTTGAACACATGGCCCCCCGAATCTCTGGAGAGTCCCTCCAAGGCAGAGTCATCAGATCAGGTCATGCTAATAGACTCTGGCTCCTCCGAAATCTCTGTCACCGCCCTACTGTCCGACAGCAGATTCCTGTGCTCTAGCTCCAGGGTGGAGAGTGTCGCCAAGGTGGATGGGGACCTGTATCATACGACTGGGGAAACTCTCACCTCTGTGGATAAAGTACAGGAAGAGTGTAACCAAGATGCTCCCTGTATCTCAAAGTCTGGTGCCATCACTGTCCTCTCGCCAGCCGTCTTCAGCAAAGTGGTCCAGGTCATTCCCTCACTGCCCAAGGGGAAGCTGCCCATCCTGCCATACTCCAAGATGAAGAACTCCCTCTTACCTCCAGCCAAGACGAGTGCAAAGTCCGCTGAGAAGGGCTTTGCTGGACCTCACTGTGGCCTTGCAAATTCCACCAGTCTGGCTCACCGGACTCCTGTGGACACTGATGCAGTGTGCCAAAAGCAAGTGCCAAACATATCACAACAGAGCCAGCTACAGGCAAAAGGGACTTGCTTGCCAGGCGTAGGGCTCGGCACCTTACAGAAGTCGGCTGGCAAGAAGAGGGGCAGGAAAAAGAAAACCATCGAGGACATCTTGGCTTTTGAGGCTAGGAAAAAGAGGTCTCTGTCCTTTTTTCGGAGGAGAGTACCAGACAAGTTGCACCCAGTAGCGACTGGGCCCAAGGAGAAGACTCTGGACATTTCCAAAAAGTACCGGAGTATCAGGCCAAAGCCGGTGCTAGTTCTGGATACCGTGCCACAGCTGCTGGGTCTACCACCCCACTCCAGCACGAAGCGGCTGGAACTAGACCTTCCCTTGGGCCGCCAGCTCCCCAGCAACACACTTGATGTGGGGGATTTAGAGCCTGTAGTTGAGCGGCCTGGCGCTGAGAGTGGGTACCTGTCTGCCAGGCAGCTTCACCGGTGCCCCACCTGCAGCCGCTGCTTCCAATTCAAGCACCACCTGCAGAGTCACATGAACAGCCACACCAACCGGCGGCCCCATGCCTGCCCCGTGTGCCGCAAGGCCTACGCCCACTCAGGGAGCCTCAGCACCCACATGAAGCTGCACCATGCCGAGGGCCGACCCCGCAGGGGCCAGTCCTGCGAGCTGTGCAacagggtcttcagctacacGGGGGTGTACCTCAGCCACCTGAGGGAGGCTCATAAGGTCATTCTCACCATGCAGCCATCTGCCAGCCAGCAGGAGGAAGACGTCCCTGTCGAAGG TGTGATGCCCCCCCACTCGACGGACGAGCAGACTCAGGAGAAGGAGGATCCCACAGAGCTGCAGATAAAGTGTAGCCGCTGCCACACTGTCGAGCCCACCTTCGCTGACATAAAGCTGCACCTGCTATATGTACACGGTGAGGAGGTTCAGGCAAACCTAAGGGAAGTTGGTACAAGAGGGTGCCAGCAGGCTGAGGACGAGCTGGTCAAACACGCCACTAACGAGCGCAGGAGTCGGGTCAAGTGTGGTAGCTGTGGGGAGGAATTTTTCTCTTTCTCCAAGTTGAAGAGGCACATCTACTCCCACCACCGGGGGgagccagaggtgacagtggagTATGAGGAACCTATTGGGGAGCCTGCTGGTGACATGTTGCCTCCTAAAAGTGTGACACTCCAGACTGGTGATGCCTACCACTGTGTGCTATGCTCAGCCTCCCTAGACAGCAAGGAGGAGCTCCTAGCACactgggggggacagcacaaTTGCGAGGATCCGCCCTCCCTATGGACCATGCTCAGCTTGCTGGTAAAACTTGATGGTGCTAACCTTTCCACCGAGGGTCCCTCACAGCTGGGGCCTGTCtga
- the LOC125742439 gene encoding zinc finger protein 438-like isoform X4, with translation MRALQFRSIAPKVPSGVSAPAILSCHTPSTPSDATPTVGPKSIVMPAQNYALMQMAGQGGAFSLVALPPSVSPPAPQQQAQKCPSFTKTPKLPIPRYQPAQSRSIPEKVGQAPAVQVQSPTTGAATLNTWPPESLESPSKAESSDQVMLIDSGSSEISVTALLSDSRFLCSSSRVESVAKVDGDLYHTTGETLTSVDKVQEECNQDAPCISKSGAITVLSPAVFSKVVQVIPSLPKGKLPILPYSKMKNSLLPPAKTSAKSAEKGFAGPHCGLANSTSLAHRTPVDTDAVCQKQVPNISQQSQLQAKGTCLPGVGLGTLQKSAGKKRGRKKKTIEDILAFEARKKRSLSFFRRRVPDKLHPVATGPKEKTLDISKKYRSIRPKPVLVLDTVPQLLGLPPHSSTKRLELDLPLGRQLPSNTLDVGDLEPVVERPGAESGYLSARQLHRCPTCSRCFQFKHHLQSHMNSHTNRRPHACPVCRKAYAHSGSLSTHMKLHHAEGRPRRGQSCELCNRVFSYTGVYLSHLREAHKVILTMQPSASQQEEDVPVEGVMPPHSTDEQTQEKEDPTELQIKCSRCHTVEPTFADIKLHLLYVHGEEVQANLREVGTRGCQQAEDELVKHATNERRSRVKCGSCGEEFFSFSKLKRHIYSHHRGEPEVTVEYEEPIGEPAGDMLPPKSVTLQTGDAYHCVLCSASLDSKEELLAHWGGQHNCEDPPSLWTMLSLLVKLDGANLSTEGPSQLGPV, from the exons ATGAGGGCCCTGCAATTCCGAAGCATTGCCCCGAAAGTCCCATCGGGGGTGTCTGCTCCtgccatcctctcctgccacacGCCCTCCACCCCATCTGACGCCACACCCACTGTCGGCCCCAAGTCCATCGTGATGCCAGCCCAGAACTATGCCCTGATGCAAATGGCTGGGCAGGGGGGTGCCTTCTCTCTGGTTGCCTTGCCCCCGTCGGTGTCACCTCCTGCACCACAGCAGCAGGCTCAGAAATGTCCATCCTTCACCAAAACTCCAAAACTGCCAATTCCAAGGTACCAGCCCGCACAGAGCAGGAGCATTCCTGAGAAAGTGGGTCAGGCCCCCGCGGTGCAGGTGCAGAGCCCGACTACAGGGGCGGCCACCTTGAACACATGGCCCCCCGAATCTCTGGAGAGTCCCTCCAAGGCAGAGTCATCAGATCAGGTCATGCTAATAGACTCTGGCTCCTCCGAAATCTCTGTCACCGCCCTACTGTCCGACAGCAGATTCCTGTGCTCTAGCTCCAGGGTGGAGAGTGTCGCCAAGGTGGATGGGGACCTGTATCATACGACTGGGGAAACTCTCACCTCTGTGGATAAAGTACAGGAAGAGTGTAACCAAGATGCTCCCTGTATCTCAAAGTCTGGTGCCATCACTGTCCTCTCGCCAGCCGTCTTCAGCAAAGTGGTCCAGGTCATTCCCTCACTGCCCAAGGGGAAGCTGCCCATCCTGCCATACTCCAAGATGAAGAACTCCCTCTTACCTCCAGCCAAGACGAGTGCAAAGTCCGCTGAGAAGGGCTTTGCTGGACCTCACTGTGGCCTTGCAAATTCCACCAGTCTGGCTCACCGGACTCCTGTGGACACTGATGCAGTGTGCCAAAAGCAAGTGCCAAACATATCACAACAGAGCCAGCTACAGGCAAAAGGGACTTGCTTGCCAGGCGTAGGGCTCGGCACCTTACAGAAGTCGGCTGGCAAGAAGAGGGGCAGGAAAAAGAAAACCATCGAGGACATCTTGGCTTTTGAGGCTAGGAAAAAGAGGTCTCTGTCCTTTTTTCGGAGGAGAGTACCAGACAAGTTGCACCCAGTAGCGACTGGGCCCAAGGAGAAGACTCTGGACATTTCCAAAAAGTACCGGAGTATCAGGCCAAAGCCGGTGCTAGTTCTGGATACCGTGCCACAGCTGCTGGGTCTACCACCCCACTCCAGCACGAAGCGGCTGGAACTAGACCTTCCCTTGGGCCGCCAGCTCCCCAGCAACACACTTGATGTGGGGGATTTAGAGCCTGTAGTTGAGCGGCCTGGCGCTGAGAGTGGGTACCTGTCTGCCAGGCAGCTTCACCGGTGCCCCACCTGCAGCCGCTGCTTCCAATTCAAGCACCACCTGCAGAGTCACATGAACAGCCACACCAACCGGCGGCCCCATGCCTGCCCCGTGTGCCGCAAGGCCTACGCCCACTCAGGGAGCCTCAGCACCCACATGAAGCTGCACCATGCCGAGGGCCGACCCCGCAGGGGCCAGTCCTGCGAGCTGTGCAacagggtcttcagctacacGGGGGTGTACCTCAGCCACCTGAGGGAGGCTCATAAGGTCATTCTCACCATGCAGCCATCTGCCAGCCAGCAGGAGGAAGACGTCCCTGTCGAAGG TGTGATGCCCCCCCACTCGACGGACGAGCAGACTCAGGAGAAGGAGGATCCCACAGAGCTGCAGATAAAGTGTAGCCGCTGCCACACTGTCGAGCCCACCTTCGCTGACATAAAGCTGCACCTGCTATATGTACACGGTGAGGAGGTTCAGGCAAACCTAAGGGAAGTTGGTACAAGAGGGTGCCAGCAGGCTGAGGACGAGCTGGTCAAACACGCCACTAACGAGCGCAGGAGTCGGGTCAAGTGTGGTAGCTGTGGGGAGGAATTTTTCTCTTTCTCCAAGTTGAAGAGGCACATCTACTCCCACCACCGGGGGgagccagaggtgacagtggagTATGAGGAACCTATTGGGGAGCCTGCTGGTGACATGTTGCCTCCTAAAAGTGTGACACTCCAGACTGGTGATGCCTACCACTGTGTGCTATGCTCAGCCTCCCTAGACAGCAAGGAGGAGCTCCTAGCACactgggggggacagcacaaTTGCGAGGATCCGCCCTCCCTATGGACCATGCTCAGCTTGCTGGTAAAACTTGATGGTGCTAACCTTTCCACCGAGGGTCCCTCACAGCTGGGGCCTGTCtga